CAGGTCGTCGCGCCCGGCCAGCGCGGCCAGCCGTTCCACGTGCTTCTCCGGTGCCAGCCGTCCGACGAACCCGACGATCGGCCTGCCTTCCGGAGACCACGACGCCCGCAGCTGCTCATCGCGGGCCGATGGCGCGAAACCGGTGATGTCCACCCCGCGTCCCCACTTGAACACGCGGGGAATCCGGTGGGCCTCAAGGTTTTCCATTGCCGAGGTGGACGGCGCCAGGGTGCGGTCGGCCTTGCTGTGCAGGCGGCGGGTCCACGCCCACGACGCCCGCGAGAGCACGCCCACACCGTAGCTTTCGGCGAAACCGGCGACATCGGTCTGGAACACCGCGACCGTCGGCACCCCCAGATGACGGGCGGCATGTACGCCACCCCAGCCGAGCAGCGCCGGCGAGGCCAGATGCACGACGTCGGGGTCGAAACCGCGCAGCACGTTCACCATGCGGGGCCTTGGCACGCCCAGCGGCAGTGAGGTGACCTTGGGGAACATCCGTGACGGCACGCGGTGCACCCGCACACCGTCGTGCACACGTTCGGCCGGCGGCTGACCTCGCGGGGTGTCCGGGGCGATGACGAGTACCTCGTGGCCGGTGCGGCGGAGATGCTCGATCACCCGAAGCACCGAGTTGGTGACGCCGTTGACATTCGGGAGGAAGGACTCTGCAACGATTGCAACGTGCACACCTGGATGTTCTCAGCGACACCTGTCGCCGAGGTAGCGTCTGGGGATACGACACGCTAAAACCTGATGCCCGGGGCTACTGTTGCGGCATGCGAATGTCCCGCGTTGCTGCAGCGATGCTGGCCCTGGTGACCCTCGGCGTTGCCGGGTCCACCACCGGTTGCACCCGTCTGGTCGACGGCACCGCCCAGGCCAACAGCAACAAGCCCGGCAGCGCGATCACCGATGACGGCTGGGGCGTTCAGATCGGCTTTCCCGACGCGCCCGCCCAGATCGAGTTCTTCACCGAACCGCAGTGCCCGGCCTGCGCCCACTTGCAGCACGAGTCCGGCGACGCCATCGCCTCCGCTGTCGGCCAGGGCCAACTCGCGGTGACCTACCGACCCCTGACCTTCCTGGACCGGTTGGGCACCGAGTATTCGGCCCACGTCGCCAACGCCCTCTTCCTGGCCGCCGGCCCGAGCACGACCGGCACGGCGTTCCAGGCGTTCGTGCAGGATCTGTGGGGCCACCAGGAACCCGAAGGCTCGCCCGGCCCGACGGACGAGGCAATGGCCCAGATGGCCTCCGAGAACGGCGTCGGCTCCGAAGAAACCGACAAGATCGCCGCCGGCGCCCAGGCCATCGATTCCCAGGAGCTCAACGACGCCAACGCCGAACTGCTCGGCGAAACGCAAGATTCGGTATCCACCCCGACGATCTACGACCTGGTCGGCGAGCAGGTCGTGGACACCAGCGACCCGGACTGGCTGGCCAAACTGCTGTCTACGCCGAGGAGTTGACCCGGCTGAGCCGTCGTTGCAAGTAGGCCAGCAACGTCAGCGCCGCGGCCGCGACCAGCCAACCCACTACAGCGATCGACCCGGCCGGGATGATCGCCAGCGATGCGTTGCGGTCCCGTACCCGAACCAGATCGGGATTGTGCTTGTCGTACTCCACATAGATCCGCATCCCGGTGTCGAGCTCAGAGGGATACAGCACCCCGAGCTCTGGACGGTAGGTGACCCGGTCGGGCGTGACGAACTCGATGGTCGAGCGCCGCGGACCCGCGCTGAGCACCTCGGCCGCGGCCACACCCATGTTCCGCTCGATCTGCTGATCGTTGCGCCAGGCGCCCATCACCAAAAGCATCGACTGCAACGTGACCAGGCAGGCAGCGATCACCACCCCGATTCGCACCCGCCGGATGATCCGCTGCGAACGCGTCTCCCCCGGTTCGCCGTACAGGTGCGGGATCAGCGCCTGCACCATCGCCCGGAACCGCGCCGCGATCTGCGAGGGCCTCACAGAGCGGCCTTGATCGACGCGTGCAGGGCACGCAGCGACGACCGGTCGGCCTTCACCTCCAGCACCCGCATGCCGTCGAAGGGCTCGGCCAACGCCGCACCGAGCGCGGCGGCCTCCACCTGCCCGCACTCGACGTGATAGGCGCGGCACAACGCCGCCACATCCACATCGTGCGGGGTGCCGAAGATCCGCGACGACACGTCGGAAAATCTCGGATCGCCCTGCTCCAACAGCTCGAAGATGCCGCCGCCGTTGTCGTTGGACACCACGATGGTCAGATTGCGGGGCGTCGGCTCGGTGGGGCCGATCAGCAGCCCCGAGCTGTCGTGCACGAAGGTCAGGTCGCCGATCAGCGCGATGGTGCGGCGCGGCCCGTCCCCGGCGTCGCCGCGATCATGTGCCAGTGCCGCACCGATCGCCGTCGACACCGTGCCGTCGATACCGGCCACACCGCGGTTGGACCGCACCTTGATGCCCTCGGTGCCCAGGCCGACCAGGGCGGCGTCACGCACCGGGTTGGACGCTCCCAGCACCAGTTGATCGCCCGGGCGCAGAGCATCGGCGACCGCCGCGGCCACATGCAGACCGGTGGTCAGCGGATGCGCGGCGAGCTGATCGCGGACCGCCGCGACCGCGTTCTTGTTGAGCTCCCCGCAGCGGGCCAGCCAGGCCGGATCCGGGGTGCCGGAGGTGACCGCCCGGGTTCCGGTGGCCATCGAGTTGCCCGAGACGTCGGGCCAGCGCGGACCCGTCGTCAACGCGTAGACGGGCACCGCCGGATCGGCCAGCAGCGCCGACACCGGCCGGTGCAGTGTGGGCCGGCCCAGCATGATGACCTGCTCGGGATGCACGAGGCGGAGCGCCAGCGGGTGCAGCGGGTTCTCCGGACGCGGAGCGGTGGGCTCGGCCACCGTCGGCAGTCCGGCCAGGTTGGGGTGCGCGCCGGCACCGTGCCCGGCGATCACCACGGTGTCCGGGGTGAGGTCGATCTCCAGCGGCTGATCGAAGCTCACCGGAGGGGTGTAGGTCCAGGGCTTGCCGTTCGGGCGGCCTTCCGACGAGCGCTCGCGCGAGGAGCCGACAAACCCCGGGAACGACGTGTCCCCGTGCGCGCTGTCGGGGACCAGCGGCTCGCGCAGCGGGATGTCGAACTGCACCGGCCCCGCATTGGCGGTGCGCGAGCCGGTGGCCGCCGCCAGCACCCGGCAGGTCGCCGAACGCCATTGGGCATTGAGCGAATCAAGTTCGCCGGGCGGCCCTCCGGTGATATCGGGGGCCAGGCCGAGGCTGATGTTGGCCCGCACCTGCGTACCGAAGTAACCCAACTGCTCGAAGGTCTGGTTGGCTCCGGTGCCCAGCAACTCATAGGGACGGTTGGCGCTCAGCACGATCAGCGGCACGCGGGCGTAGTTCGCCTCGACCACCGCGGGGCCGAGGTTGGCCACCGCAGTGCCCGAGGTCATGGCGATGCAAACAGGGGACCGCTCGTCTGTGCCTCCCCCGACCGCCAGGCCGATGGCCAGGTAACCCGCCGTCCTCTCGTCGATGCGCACGTGCAGCCGGATCCGGCCCGCCCGGTCGGCGTCGGACAGCGCGAACGCCAGCGGGGCGTTACGCGAACCGGGGCACAGCACGACGTCGCGGACACCGCCGCGGATGAGTTCGTCGACGACTACGCGCGCCTGTGCCGTCGAGGGGTTCACCACTCCACCTTATTGGTCTGTCTGATCGTCGGCCTATTCGTCAGGGCTGGCCCGCGAGGAACTCGAGCAGCGCGGCGTTGACCGCGTCCGGCTTCTCGATGAAACCGAGGTGGCCGGTGTCGGGAATTTCCAGGTACCGCGCATTGGGGATGGCGTCGGCCACCTCGCGCCCGAGGTGAGGCGGCAGGACCACGTCATCAGCGAAGCCGATGACCAGCACCGGAGCGGTGATCGCGCGATAGGCCGGCAGCCTGTTGCCGACCGGCGCGGCGTCGGACTGGGCCACCAGGCCGGGAGTCTGTTTGGTGGGCCACATGGTGAACATCTCACTCCAGTCGCGCACCAGCACGTCGTCGTTGAGGGTCTTGGGCGAGAAGCTCTCCAGCATCCGGACCTTCGCGTCGAACGTCGGCGGCAGCTGAACGCCGGAGGCCGCAAGGTCGCGCTCGGCGGTTCGGAAGAACTCACGGGCCCGGTCATGACGGCCGCGGGTTGCCATCAACACCGCCGATCGGACCAGGTCAGGACGTGCCAACATGAGTTCCTGGGCGATGAACGACCCCATCGAGACGCCCACCACGTGCGCCGGGGCCGCGCCGAGCTTCTCGATCAGCTCGGCGGTGTCGGCCACCATCTGTTCGGTGCCGAAGCCCTCGGCGTTCTCCGTCGCGCCGACCCCGCGATTATCGAAGGTGATGACGCGGTAACCGGCCCGCTGCAGTGCCGGGACCTGGTGCAGGTGCCAGGTGCGGCCGGCGCCTCCGCGACCGGCGATGAACAGCACCGGGTCGCCCTTGCCTCGCTCGTCATATGCCAGATTCACCCGGCCGACGCTACTTGATCGGTGCTTACGCGCTGCGCCGCCCGCGCACCTTCCTGATCGCCTGATCCCAGGCCAGCAAAACCCCGGCCTTGAGCGGTTCGGGCTTGATCATGTCCTTGCTCAGCAGCGCGGTGGCGCCGGCCTTGGTGGCGGCACTTGCCTTCGACACGTGCCCGGAATCGAACGGCGGCTGCGGGTCGTACTCGATCATCAGCTGGATGGCCTTGGCCTTCGCCTCACCGCCGATCTGACCGGCCAACCACACCGCCAGGTCGATACCCGCCGAGACACCTGCCGCCGTGATCACCTTGCCGTCCGGGTCGGCACGCACGATGCGCTGGTCGCCCACCGGCGTCACACCCATCAGCTTCAACGCGCTCAGCACCGACCAGTGCGACGTGGCGCGCTTGCCGTCGAGCAGACCCGCCGCGGCCAGCACCACCGATCCCGAGCACACCGACGCCATCCAGGTGGTCCCCGGATACACCCGGCGCAGCCAGTCGAGGACCTTTTCGTCGCGGGCCGCCATGGTGGTGCCGGGTCCGCCG
The window above is part of the Mycolicibacterium fortuitum subsp. fortuitum genome. Proteins encoded here:
- a CDS encoding DUF3592 domain-containing protein; translated protein: MVQALIPHLYGEPGETRSQRIIRRVRIGVVIAACLVTLQSMLLVMGAWRNDQQIERNMGVAAAEVLSAGPRRSTIEFVTPDRVTYRPELGVLYPSELDTGMRIYVEYDKHNPDLVRVRDRNASLAIIPAGSIAVVGWLVAAAALTLLAYLQRRLSRVNSSA
- a CDS encoding alpha/beta fold hydrolase, giving the protein MNLAYDERGKGDPVLFIAGRGGAGRTWHLHQVPALQRAGYRVITFDNRGVGATENAEGFGTEQMVADTAELIEKLGAAPAHVVGVSMGSFIAQELMLARPDLVRSAVLMATRGRHDRAREFFRTAERDLAASGVQLPPTFDAKVRMLESFSPKTLNDDVLVRDWSEMFTMWPTKQTPGLVAQSDAAPVGNRLPAYRAITAPVLVIGFADDVVLPPHLGREVADAIPNARYLEIPDTGHLGFIEKPDAVNAALLEFLAGQP
- a CDS encoding DsbA family protein is translated as MRMSRVAAAMLALVTLGVAGSTTGCTRLVDGTAQANSNKPGSAITDDGWGVQIGFPDAPAQIEFFTEPQCPACAHLQHESGDAIASAVGQGQLAVTYRPLTFLDRLGTEYSAHVANALFLAAGPSTTGTAFQAFVQDLWGHQEPEGSPGPTDEAMAQMASENGVGSEETDKIAAGAQAIDSQELNDANAELLGETQDSVSTPTIYDLVGEQVVDTSDPDWLAKLLSTPRS
- a CDS encoding glycosyltransferase family 4 protein → MHVAIVAESFLPNVNGVTNSVLRVIEHLRRTGHEVLVIAPDTPRGQPPAERVHDGVRVHRVPSRMFPKVTSLPLGVPRPRMVNVLRGFDPDVVHLASPALLGWGGVHAARHLGVPTVAVFQTDVAGFAESYGVGVLSRASWAWTRRLHSKADRTLAPSTSAMENLEAHRIPRVFKWGRGVDITGFAPSARDEQLRASWSPEGRPIVGFVGRLAPEKHVERLAALAGRDDLQLVVVGDGVDRAKLQTVLPTAVFTGELHGPALAAAYASMDVFVHPGEHETFCQAVQEAMASGLPVIAPDAGGPRDLVAPYRTGLLLPVAEFESALPASAEHLIAERSRYSLAARRSVLARTWPAICDELIGHYEAVQGMRRLRAA
- the menD gene encoding 2-succinyl-5-enolpyruvyl-6-hydroxy-3-cyclohexene-1-carboxylic-acid synthase, whose amino-acid sequence is MNPSTAQARVVVDELIRGGVRDVVLCPGSRNAPLAFALSDADRAGRIRLHVRIDERTAGYLAIGLAVGGGTDERSPVCIAMTSGTAVANLGPAVVEANYARVPLIVLSANRPYELLGTGANQTFEQLGYFGTQVRANISLGLAPDITGGPPGELDSLNAQWRSATCRVLAAATGSRTANAGPVQFDIPLREPLVPDSAHGDTSFPGFVGSSRERSSEGRPNGKPWTYTPPVSFDQPLEIDLTPDTVVIAGHGAGAHPNLAGLPTVAEPTAPRPENPLHPLALRLVHPEQVIMLGRPTLHRPVSALLADPAVPVYALTTGPRWPDVSGNSMATGTRAVTSGTPDPAWLARCGELNKNAVAAVRDQLAAHPLTTGLHVAAAVADALRPGDQLVLGASNPVRDAALVGLGTEGIKVRSNRGVAGIDGTVSTAIGAALAHDRGDAGDGPRRTIALIGDLTFVHDSSGLLIGPTEPTPRNLTIVVSNDNGGGIFELLEQGDPRFSDVSSRIFGTPHDVDVAALCRAYHVECGQVEAAALGAALAEPFDGMRVLEVKADRSSLRALHASIKAAL
- a CDS encoding DJ-1/PfpI family protein, which translates into the protein MQIAIVLYPSFTALDFIGPYEVLRNLPDAEVRFVWHEPGPVTADSGVLTVGATHSFGETPSPDLVLVPGGPGTTMAARDEKVLDWLRRVYPGTTWMASVCSGSVVLAAAGLLDGKRATSHWSVLSALKLMGVTPVGDQRIVRADPDGKVITAAGVSAGIDLAVWLAGQIGGEAKAKAIQLMIEYDPQPPFDSGHVSKASAATKAGATALLSKDMIKPEPLKAGVLLAWDQAIRKVRGRRSA